The sequence AAGAAGATAGGCGGGAGTTGGCAAGTAATGACTTGGTTGCTCAAGCTTTGAAAGAGACCAGATGGCCAGGGCGTTTGGAGGTCGTGTCTAGCGACCCCTTGATGATTTTGGATGGGGCCCACAATCCCCATGCTATCAAGGCTTTATTAGCAACCTTGCAAGAACGCTTTGCGGATTATCATAAGGAAATCCTCTTTACTTGTATCAAGACCAAGGCCTTGGAGGATATGCTGGATTTGCTAGAGACGGTGCCAGATAGTCAATTGACTTTAACCCATTTTGACGATAGTCGGGCGACGGATGAAAGCGTGCTGAAAGAGACAGCCAAGTCTAGAAATCTCAATTACCAAATTTGGCAGGATTTTCTAGAGCAGAAATTGACAGATAAAAATGAAGAGAAACAAACAGTTAGGATTGTCACAGGTTCCTTGTATTTCTTGAGCCAAGTGAGAGCCTATCTGATGGAGAGGAAGAACGAGAATGGATACACAAAAGATTGAAACGGCTGTAAAAATGATTATTGAGGCTGTTGGTGAGGACGCTAACCGCGAGGGCTTGCAGGAAACACCTGCTCGTGTAGCTCGTATGTACCAAGAGATTTTTTCAGGTCTTGGCCAAACTGCTGAGGAACACCTGTCAAAATCCTTTGAGATTATCGACGATAATATGGTTGTAGAAAAGGATATCTTTTTCCACACTATGTGTGAGCACCACTTTTTGCCCTTTTATGGGAGAGCGCACATTGCCTACATTCCAGATGGTCGGGTGGCAGGCTTGTCTAAGCTAGCCCGTACGGTTGAAGTTTATTCTAAAAAACCACAAATTCAAGAGCGTTTGAATATTGAGGTGGCCGATGCCTTGATGGACTATCTGGGTGCTAAAGGAGCCTTTGTTGTCATTGAGGCGGAACATATGTGTATGAGCATGCGTGGTGTCAGAAAGCCAGGCACGGCAACCTTGACGACAGTAGCGCGAGGTGTATTTGAAACAGATAAGGACCTCCGAGACCAAGCTTATCGTTTAATGGGACTATAATACCCTTCGAAAATCAAATTCAAACCACGTCAGCTTCACCTTGCCGTAGGTGCGGTTACTGACTTCGTCAGTTCTATCCACAACCTCAAAACAGTGTTTTTAGCTGATTTCGTCAGTTTTATCTACAACCTCAAAGCAGTGCTTTGAGCAACCTGCGGCTAGCTTCCTAGTTTGCACTTTGATTTTCATTGAGTATAAAAAGAATCCGCTTCATGCGGATTTTTCTAGAAAGGACTAATTATGGATCAACTGCAGATTAAAGATTTGGAAATTTTTGCCTATCATGGTCTTTTCCCTAGTGAGAAAGAATTAGGGCAGAAGTTTGTTATTTCCGCAAGCTTATCCTATGATATGACCAAGGCGGCTACAGAATTGGATTTAACAGCTTCTGTCCATTACGGAGAACTGTGTCAGCAGTGGACGACTTGGTTTCAGGAAAGCACTGAGGACTTGATTGAAACGGTAGCCTACAAATTAGTTGAACGTACCTTTGAGACCTATCCTCTTGTCCAAGAGATTGAGTTGGAACTAAAAAAACCGTGGGCTCCAGTGCATTTACCATTGGATACCTGCTCGGTGACCATTCGCCGTCGCAAACAACGGGCCTTTATCGCTCTAGGAAGTAATATGGGAGATAAGCAAGCAAACTTGGAGCAAGCCATTGACAAACTGCGAACTCGAGGTATCCATATTCTCAAAGAGTCCAGTGTTTTGACGACGGAGCCTTGGGGTGGTGTGGATCAGGATAGCTTTGCCAATCAGGTGATTGAAGTAGAAACCTGGCTACCAGCACCAGTCTTGTTAGAAACATTGTTAGCCATTGAGTTAGAAATGGGACGGGTTCGAGAGGTGCATTGGGGGCCTCGTTTGATTGATTTGGACCTACTCTTTATGGAGGACCAGATTATTTACACAGACGAGCTCATATTGCCTCATCCTTATATAGCAGAACGCCTCTTTGTTCTTGAGCCGTTAGTGGAAATAGCTCCCCATTTTATCCATCCGATCCTAAAGCAACCAATTCGATACTTGGTTGACCAGTTGGAGCAAGGAAATGCCTAAGCTTTCCGAGACCTATAGTAAGTGGAAGAGTATTGGGGAGGGACTACTTGCTATTGTTTTAGGGCTTCTCTTGATTCGATTTGGACAAGTTATTCCGAGAATGGGATACCAGTTGCTGATGGGTTACTTTTCCTTGTCAGCAGTTTGGCACTTGTTGACTCGCTGGTTTCAGGATAAAAAACGTCGGGAAAATATCTTTGTAACCTTGGGAAAGCTGGCGGTTGCGGCTCTGGTGTTTGACTCTATCATCTTGCAAGACCTTGCCCTCTATCTCCTGGTTTTTATCATTGCGAGCTACCAGCTGTTTACGGGCATCATTAGTCTTGTGACCTGGTCTCTCTATCGAAAAAATGCCATTCATCCTCGGCTCCATCATCTCTTCGATGCTGTATGGATGATAGGATTCGGTCTTTATAGCATCTCTCCTTTTCACGATGCAGCGAATTTTGAATTGCTCTTGCTTGGGTTTTACTTGCTCATGCTAGGAGCTAGTAGCCTCCGGGACGGTTTCTTTTTTGAAAAGATAGAAAACAATCCCAAGCTGAAACGACGAATGCGAATGACCTTGCCGATCTTTGTGACGGCTTTGATCCCTATCAGCACCTTGCGAAAACTAAATGAGTGGCTGGCAAATCATGAAAGCCAAGAAGGGGAAGTTCATTCAGAAAGAAAAAACGATCAGGTAGTTGATCTGGAAATTTTTATCCATACCTCAGAAACCTCTTTCTTCCTCGCTATGGGACATGTGGATATTTGTTACCAAGGGAAGGTTATTTCCTATGGCTCGTATGATCCCCACTCGGAGCGTTTGTTCGGCATGGTTGGAGATGGTGTTTTGTTTAAGGCCAATCGGGAAAAATACATCGAGCTCTGTAAGAGGGAAAGTCAGAAGACCTTGTTTGCTTATGGTCTGAGTTTGACAGACCAACAGAAAGCAGCCATCCAAGCTCGTCTAGAAGAGATAGAAGACCTGTTAATTCCTTGGGAACCAAGTTCACAGTTGATGAAAAGAAGAGAGGGCGAGGTAAAGCATACCTACTCCTACCAACTGAAACAGGAAGCAGATGCGATCCTCTATAAATTCAGTTCATCCGAGTTTAAGACCTACTTTGTTCTTAGTACCAATTGTGTCTTGCTGGCAGACTCTATCGTAGGAAAAGCTGGGACTGATATATTGAGTCCTCAAGGTTTCATTGTGCCAGGGACTTATCAGGATTATCTTGACTTAGAGTATACAAAACCAAACGGTCTAGTTGTCAGTCGATCCATTTATTAGAAAAAGAAAACTCTAGTTCCTCAGCAGTTTGCGCCGAGAAGCTAGAGTTTTTAAAATAGGTCATTTTCTTCTGGAAGGAGGATGGTTTCTTTACCGTCCGTATCTAAAACAAGGACCCTAGGAGGGTAAAGGGGATCGAAAGGATGATTGAAATCAAAATCAATGCTAGTCGGAAGGTGCTGGCTAGAAAAATGGAAGGTGATGGTCCCCTTATTGTTGAGCAGTTGAAACTCAAGTTCTTCTTCTAATTCAAAGACATTTTTCAGGAAATGATCGATAATATACCATAAAGAGTCAATGACATCATCAGGTAAGCTGGTCACGACACCAAAACTAGCGGAACGTCTCTGTGTATTTGTAAAAGCCATGTTTTCCTCCCCCCTTTATTTTCCTTATCATACAGCAAAATGTCTTAAAAATCAAGAAATCCTACTTGCTTTTTCAAAATGGGAATAAACTGTGAAATTTTTTCAAAGTTTCTCTAAAAAATACTTGAAAGTGTTTACAATAAGTGATAAAATGGAGTAAGTAGATGCGTGAAAGCGAAATTTTCATTATAGAAAGGAAACGGAATGAACACAGATGATACAGTAACGATTTATGACGTCGCCCGTGAAGCAGGAGTTTCGATGGCAACAGTTAGCCGTGTCGTTAATGGCAACAAGAATGTTAAAGAGAACACTCGAAAAAAAGTCCTAGAAGTGATTGATCGCTTGGACTATCGTCCAAATGCGGTAGCACGTGGTTTGGCTAGCAAGAAAACAACGACAGTCGGAGTTGTGATTCCTAACATTACCAATGGTTATTTCTCAACGCTTGCTAAGGGAATTGACGACATTGCTGAAATGTACAAGTATAACATTGTCCTTGCAAATAGTGATGAGGATGATGAAAAGGAAGTTTCAGTAGTCAACACTCTCTTTTCAAAACAAGTCGATGGGATTATCTTTATGGGCTATCACTTGACTGAAAAGATTCGTTCAGAGTTTTCTCGTTCACGGACACCGGT comes from Streptococcus oralis and encodes:
- the folE gene encoding GTP cyclohydrolase I FolE; the protein is MDTQKIETAVKMIIEAVGEDANREGLQETPARVARMYQEIFSGLGQTAEEHLSKSFEIIDDNMVVEKDIFFHTMCEHHFLPFYGRAHIAYIPDGRVAGLSKLARTVEVYSKKPQIQERLNIEVADALMDYLGAKGAFVVIEAEHMCMSMRGVRKPGTATLTTVARGVFETDKDLRDQAYRLMGL
- the folK gene encoding 2-amino-4-hydroxy-6-hydroxymethyldihydropteridine diphosphokinase, which translates into the protein MDQLQIKDLEIFAYHGLFPSEKELGQKFVISASLSYDMTKAATELDLTASVHYGELCQQWTTWFQESTEDLIETVAYKLVERTFETYPLVQEIELELKKPWAPVHLPLDTCSVTIRRRKQRAFIALGSNMGDKQANLEQAIDKLRTRGIHILKESSVLTTEPWGGVDQDSFANQVIEVETWLPAPVLLETLLAIELEMGRVREVHWGPRLIDLDLLFMEDQIIYTDELILPHPYIAERLFVLEPLVEIAPHFIHPILKQPIRYLVDQLEQGNA
- a CDS encoding DUF960 domain-containing protein, with amino-acid sequence MAFTNTQRRSASFGVVTSLPDDVIDSLWYIIDHFLKNVFELEEELEFQLLNNKGTITFHFSSQHLPTSIDFDFNHPFDPLYPPRVLVLDTDGKETILLPEENDLF